The Salipiger sp. CCB-MM3 genomic interval CCATGATCTCTTGCAGCTGTACCACGTCGCCCTCCATGCCGGTGATCTCGGCAATCGAGGTAACGCGGCGGGTGCCGTCGCGCAGACGCTCAAGCTGCACGATGAGATCAATCGCCGAGGTGATCTGCGAGCGGATGCTGGTCTGGCTCATCGGCATGCCCGCCATGCCCACCATCTGCTCCATACGGGCTATGGCGTCGCGCGGGTTGTTGGCGTGGATCGTGGACATCGAGCCTTCGTGGCCGGTGTTCATCGCCTGCAGCATGTCGAAAGCCTCGCCGCCGCGCACCTCGCCGATGATGATCCGGTCCGGGCGCATCCGCAGCGCGTTCTTCACAAGGTCGCGCTGCAGGATCTCGTTGCGCCCATCCACCGTCGGCGGGCGCGTCTCGAGACGCACGACGTGGGGCTGCTGCAGCTGCAGTTCTGCCGCGTCCTCGATGGTCACCAGACGTTCGTCATGGGGGATAAAGGACGACAGCGCGTTGAGCATCGTGGTCTTGCCCGAGCCCGTGCCGCCCGAGACGACGATGGACACTTTGCCCTCGACCGCCGCGGCGAGCAGCGCCGCCATGCCCGGCGCAAGCGCGTTGTTGTCCACCAGCCGGTCGAGCGAATAGGGCCGCTTGGCAAACTTGCGGATCGAGACCTGCGGCCCGTCCACCGCCACCGGGCGGATCGCCACGTTGACGCGCGAGCCATCGGCTAGGCGCGCATCCACCAGCGGCGAGGATTCATCCACCCGCCGCCCCACCGAGGCGACGATCTTGTTGATAATGCGCAGCAGGTGGTCTTCGTCCTTGAAGCGGATTTTGACCTGTTCGAGCTTGCCGAAACGTTCGACGAACACCGTGCCCGCCCCGACGATGAGGATATCGCTGATCGTGTCGTCATCCAGCAGCGGCTCGATCGGACCAAGCCCGAGCATCTCGTCGCCGATGCTGACGATGAGCGCGTCAAGCTCCGAGGCACTGAGCGGGAAGTTGTGCTCTTTGGCGTAGCTGC includes:
- a CDS encoding CpaF family protein, with the translated sequence MAGRFFRKAQPEAPVATSAEVVELKAPEALAPAKPAVAQYEAPDFVNERVTLHRFLIDKINLSILDTMEEDEIHEELRPLVRSYAKEHNFPLSASELDALIVSIGDEMLGLGPIEPLLDDDTISDILIVGAGTVFVERFGKLEQVKIRFKDEDHLLRIINKIVASVGRRVDESSPLVDARLADGSRVNVAIRPVAVDGPQVSIRKFAKRPYSLDRLVDNNALAPGMAALLAAAVEGKVSIVVSGGTGSGKTTMLNALSSFIPHDERLVTIEDAAELQLQQPHVVRLETRPPTVDGRNEILQRDLVKNALRMRPDRIIIGEVRGGEAFDMLQAMNTGHEGSMSTIHANNPRDAIARMEQMVGMAGMPMSQTSIRSQITSAIDLIVQLERLRDGTRRVTSIAEITGMEGDVVQLQEIMAFKRTGVDEHGKVLGSFRATGIRPRFLEDLQSMGLKLNSDHFDPSKEL